The following proteins are encoded in a genomic region of Coregonus clupeaformis isolate EN_2021a unplaced genomic scaffold, ASM2061545v1 scaf0033, whole genome shotgun sequence:
- the LOC121556969 gene encoding proline and serine-rich protein 3-like, which translates to MKSSGAAVFTRKNPFPPDPPLGKTHLNPSRTKKFTKQQRKTTLSPVRLAQPSSPPPLQTHSLSPEDQRFLGAANHFVLCPPPATEAQPSFLESWPSTDLGSSPANTAASPNTDTLIRDPTSGKSLVSTGGGEQEDSVLAKYIERFRHGMPQSREERQQMSAMVGEGQQPFWWLSSSPLPSSSTPTQTTDKGLSLRRDSATILSPVGQFQHGTTFSPCRGLLDLSAMGLTDSSHGDLGDSEILKLQEKASRLLHRSEYSLSSGSIPISSEGLGCSNFSSPVSIDEPVRRPIITSLIDSTTVMGNLRSADLYAGTVPKPSVVGPPAPRTRPEEDILFQWRLRRKMEQASQCVQSHPQQGHTLHQHSVSWQAHMVQRNPLPAYSSHRVTPSFTPAPQETSAPYGPFPPAAAPSLPISSPTISKLQPDAPVPPHMHLLCDILPCTSQPRSPPPSHQRSPKRREVSGADWTLRQPKAQVSSTDTSTEEPFSKHESSPPPPALSEITEEEWAVQQRTTERTKKETLQKKEERSDKRTGPSCRKKKSASTRGPDRVTPWREEPRRDWGQQERVPGVVREGRPGDRAPPPSPIHSALGQVVSEVLFLTPDSPDPPRTPVSSDSPRYTPPAPPQSPAPPPSAQQPREVVAQLLQEAEDSDEQEFKDDPLLKVLRQQKKWVKEQISEVDSLLVEFQEE; encoded by the exons ATGAAATCCAG TGGTGCTGCTGTGTTCACAAGGAAGAATCCCTTTCCGCCAGACCCACCTCTGGGAAAAACACATCTTAACCCCTCACGCACCAAGAAGTTTACAAAGCAACAGAGGAAAACC ACCCTGAGCCCTGTTCGCCTTGCCCAGCCGTccagccctcctcctctccagacaCACTCACTGAGCCCAGAGGACCAGCGCTTCCTTGGGGCAGCCAATCACTttgtcctctgtcctcctcctgccACAGAGGCCCAGCCTAGTTTCTTAGAGTCCTGGCCCTCCACTGATCTTGGGTCCTCCCCGGCGAACACTGCCGCCTCCCCgaacacagacacactgatacGGGACCCAACATCGGGAAAGTCCCTGGTCTCCACTGGGGGAGGAGAGCAGGAAGATTCAGTGTTGGCAAA GTACATTGAACGCTTTCGTCACGGAATGCCACAGAGTCGAGAGGAACGTCAGCAGATGTCGGCAATGGTGGGAGAGGGCCAGCAGCCTTTCTGGTGGCtgtcctcctcccctctaccctccagttctaCACCCACTCAAACCACTGACAAAG GCCTTTCCCTTAGAAGAGACTCAGCCACCATCCTCAGTCCAGTTGGGCAGTTTCAGCATGGCACCACCTTCTCCCCATGCAGGGGACTCCTTGATCTTAGTGCCATG GGCCTGACAGACTCCTCTCACGGTGACCTTGGAGACTCAGAGATACTGAAGCTACAGGAGAAGGCCAGCAGACTGCTACACAGAAG TGAGTACTCACTCAGTAGTGGATCTATCCCCATCAGCTCTGAGGGCCTGGGCTGCTCCAATTTTTCCTCCCCTGTGAGCATAGATGAGCCAGTCCGAAGGCCTATAATTACCAGTCTTATCGACTCAACCACTG TTATGGGGAACCTAAGATCAGCAGACCTCTATGCTGGCACCGTGCCCAAACCATCCGTGGTTGGTCCCCCTGCTCCCCGTACACGCCCAGAGGAGGACATCCTGTTTCAGTGGCGTCTGAGGAGGAAGATGGAGCAGGCCAGTCAGTGTGTCCAGTCACACCCACAGCAGGGTCACACCCTTCATCAGCACTCTGTCAGCTGGCAGGCTCACATG GTACAGCGGAATCCCCTCCCTGCCTATTCCTCTCATAGAGTTACCCCCTCCTTCACCCCAGCCCCCCAGGAGACCAGTGCCCCCTATGGACCGTTCCCCCCTGCAgctgccccctccctccccatctccagCCCCACCATCTCCAAGCTGCAGCCGGATGCCCCGGTCCCACCCCACATGCACCTCCTCTGTGACATCCTGCCCTGCACCTCTCAGCCCCGCTCCCCTCCACCCAGCCACCAGAGGAGTCCAAAGAGGAGGGAGGTCTCTGGGGCCGACTGGACCCTCAGGCAGCCCAAAGCCCAGGTCAGTTCCACAGACACCTCCACTGAGGAGCCCTTTAGTAAACACGAGTCCTCTCCACCACCGCCCGCCTTGTctgagatcacagaggaagagtGGGCAGTTCAACAGAGGACAACCGAGAGGACAAAAAAGGAGACACTAcagaagaaggaggagaggagtgacaagCGGACAGGGCCGTCCTGCAGAAAGAAGAAATCAGCCAG CACCAGAGGTCCAGACAGGGTCACCCCATGGAGGGAGGAACCCAGAAGAGACTGGGGGCAACAGGAAAGAGTGCCGGGGGTAGTGAGAGAGGGCCGCCCTGGAGATCGTGCTCCACCACCCTCTCCCATACACAGCGCACTGGGACAG GTAGTTTCAGAGGTACTGTTCCTGACCCCGGACTCCCCAGACCCACCCAGAACCCCTGTGTCCTCTGACTCTCCCAGATACACCCCCCCTGCGCCCCCACAGTCCCCCGCCCCGCCTCCCAGTGCACAGCAGCCACGGGAGGTCGTAGCTCAGCTGCTGCAGGAGGCTGAAG ATTCAGATGAGCAGGAGTTCAAAGATGACCCCTTACTGAAGGTCTTGAGGCAGCAGAAGAAGTGGGTGAAGGAGCAAATCAG cGAGGTGGACTCACTGTTGGTTGAATTCCAGGAAGAGTGA
- the LOC121556971 gene encoding alpha-crystallin B chain — MDFDLPPTFPASGIAWERVLPPLLPGLNGTFGLYSFTPSELLTPVTEHTGSAQVCCDHSGFTVQVDVKHFNPEELMVKVMGDFVEVQGKHKEKKDGSGLVTRQFSRRYRIPEGVDSMALESAVSPEGILIISAPMLQGENSRHLSHSEP, encoded by the exons ATGGACTTCGATCTGCCACCCACTTTTCCAGCCAGCGGTATCGCATGGGAGAGGGTCCTGCCGCCTCTTCTTCCAGGGCTGAACGGGACATTCGGGTTGTACTCATTCACGCCGTCGGAGCTGCTCACCCCAGTGACGGAGCACACTGGCTCTGCACAG GTGTGTTGTGACCACAGTGGATTCACAGTTCAGGTTGATGTGAAACACTTCAACCCAGAGGAGCTGATGGTCAAGGTGATGGGAGACTTTGTGGAGGTCCAAGGGAAACACAAAGAGAAAAAA GATGGGTCAGGGCTGGTGACGCGTCAGTTCAGCCGCCGCTACAGGATTCCAGAGGGAGTGGACTCCATGGCTCTGGAGTCAGCTGTGTCACCTGAAGGCATCCTCATCATATCTGCCCCTATGCTTCAGGGGGAGAACTCCAGACACCTGTCCCACTCAGAACCATGA
- the LOC121556967 gene encoding gamma-secretase subunit PEN-2, producing MNLERLPNEEKLTLCRKYYLGGFAFLPFLWLVNVVWFFKEAFVKPTYTEQLQIKTYVKRSGLGLLLWVAVLTTWITIFQHFRAEWGEVGDYLSFTIPLGIP from the exons ATGAACCTAGAGCGCCTTCCCAATGAGGAGAAACTCACCCTCTGCAGGAAATACTATTTAG GGGGATTTGCATTCCTTCCGTTCCTGTGGCTGGTGAATGTGGTGTGGTTTTTCAAAGAGGCCTTTGTAAAGCCAACATATACTGAACAACTCCAGATCAAAACAT ATGTAAAGCGATCAGGGCTGGGGTTGCTACTGTGGGTTGCAGTACTCACCACATGGATAACCATATTCCAACACTTCAGAGCAGAATGGGGTGAGGTGGGCGACTACCTCTCCTTCACCATTCCACTTGGCATTCCCTGA